A DNA window from Naumovozyma dairenensis CBS 421 chromosome 8, complete genome contains the following coding sequences:
- the POM152 gene encoding Pom152p (similar to Saccharomyces cerevisiae POM152 (YMR129W); ancestral locus Anc_2.406) has translation MENRYNIFNDTPRGDHWMKTYASSSPASPIDIKTQEKDAFSSYNAQTTNNNEHDFTIRSRHPRSSSRSSPDIHYTDHHSSPLNGQNNNNKNSKGNGNNNANIQPLISTDILEVSKQRTLILLLFLLIQGYKIYDLILLKSGLPVPGILFNSSSNFYSRFNFISKYLIIDSMFFYLLPTFNIPKLTFTKWIVIIQIAIMSITTIVLSQEHNFIFISMMITSWKKLYSKELSVTGSTINHRKLMKSSSSSHFKGALTIKILPENTAMLNPLHDSFCLPLDSNLNGYIPNNSLNIPIRINSTQEIQFIQLEYRDLYTNEIQLRNLTKGKNKNSFKIINDPTFLILKDSKLHGDTSKDSTIRYINIPINEIGFYQIKKIVDSKGLSLKILKSHLIVPHCPIASISSPTNSLSKDKCIGDVDSIAIDIQGVPPLKLIYSKIIDGKVYQFEDDNLQPEYFQSPLQYPTSQHTQSKENPNKNIHDKMFDVDSSHLTLHSHSQRQRKRFVFNDNELSDLQWAHNQPVHINLSSIINEKGHYSYRIDKLIDSLGNIIDFSTFSNELLEKFDSIYQFNAHSIPKASLEEHYDPYSPTKTSIFINFEDDDTSNKDNNNNNNSVLESPYNVVLSYTDSNGNKKNLDNITSHLMKYKFDAPYPGAYTLESINSNFCPGVIIGKSDVLVTEPIPPTLKVTSRSIMDECVGQTGLNFDLLFTGIPPYNYNAKIYKMIKDPRTNKIITKLYDTKRLDSKTSRNKFTFIPSQEGDYQIIFDNLTNDLFRDPIQLLPANDYTFKTSMRVKPSARINSKKLTSSSRNDVIKLCLGGHTKIPIDLKGEPPFYLKYDILETMSNKRTTYEVDDINSTSYYLDTPIFNTGGDYILSLVSIKDTSGCLVGLSEPDARIKVRRDIPFASFNQLEEGKIMIREGATVDIALKLNGDPPFKVKYEYRDLNHNLPKVHETVFHSNYKPVLKVSKEGSYKLLEMKDSTCDGTIENGSNEFVNVTFLDKPTFEIKAPSKKGMKVSNEITKLTEFIFKKNDVCQNTETTVGLQLSGSPPFILGYDIMSPNGQVTNNKIQVATRYASIKLPNTEPGEYIATIKELYDSNYGEADLKKLNTFKKLEITVKQMVNPIPEVEFNDPGKTFKACSISTDQSSELKPINLKLLNGKGPYTITFNINHESTSRSDEIVIANITNSYFPYEKLYEGLRLGNHEVTIAKIIDSNGCTNEFVDTNNFNSGYMNNNNNNNLDNKKISISITDVPKIHLLDSSVDYCVGDYVTYQLNGIAPFTIKYEFNDIPLKSQEYTSQFIRLASEAGIISINSIQDSSSQCIVNFNNNEQMIDEYEKLRLEIHPIPSVTVSQGDYVIEDIHEGDQVEVTFSFEGTPPFSLTYVRREEIDGKNDKNKQQVAETHKVSDIMDFEYKIITSLQGTYEAIEISDAYCFVKNDAFFNT, from the coding sequence ATGGAAAATAGATATAACATCTTCAATGATACTCCTCGAGGAGATCATTGGATGAAGACATATGCGTCTTCATCACCGGCATCTCCAATTGACATTAAAACACAGGAGAAAGATGCTTTCTCTTCTTATAACGCTCAAAccactaataataatgaacaTGATTTTACCATTCGTTCGCGACATCCACGTTCATCATCACGATCTTCGCCAGATATACACTATACAGATCACCACTCCTCACCTCTTAATGGAcaaaataacaataacaagAACAGCAAGGGAAATGGCAATAACAACGCCAATATCCAACCACTGATATCCACAGATATATTAGAAGTCTCTAAACAAAGAACCCTTATCCTACTGttattcttattaattCAAGGTTATAAAATTTATGATTTAATACTTTTAAAAAGTGGGTTACCTGTTCCTGGcattttattcaattcatcatcaaatttttattctcgtttcaatttcatctcaaaatatttaatcaTTGACTCTATGTTCTTTTACCTTTTACCAACTTTTAATATACCAAAATTAACATTCACTAAATGGATTGTAATCATACAAATTGCTATAATGTCAATTACCACAATTGTCTTGTCTCAAGAacataattttatatttatttcaatgatgatTACAAGttggaaaaaattgtatTCCAAAGAATTAAGTGTCACAGGATCAACAATAAATCATagaaaattaatgaaatcttcatcatcctcTCATTTTAAAGGTGCGTTGacaatcaaaatattaccTGAAAATACTGCAATGTTAAACCCTTTGCATGATTCCTTCTGTTTACCATTAGACTCCAACTTAAATGGTTATATACCAAATAATAGTTTAAATATACCAATTAGAATCAATTCCACACaagaaattcaattcattcaattaGAATATAGAGATTTATACACAAATGAAATccaattaagaaatttaaCAAAGggtaaaaataaaaattctttcaaaattattaatgatccaacttttttgatattgaaagattcaaaattaCATGGTGACACTTCTAAAGATTCCACAATTCGATACATCAATATTCCAATTAATGAGATTGGATTTtatcaaattaaaaaaatcgTAGATTCAAAAGGtttatctttgaaaattttaaaatctCATTTAATTGTCCCTCATTGTCCAATTGCTTCTATATCATCACCAactaattcattatcaaagGATAAATGTATAGGTGACGTGGATTCCATTGCAATCGATATTCAAGGAGTACCGCctttaaaattaatttattccaaGATAATTGATGGTAAAGTCTATcaatttgaagatgataatttaCAACCGGAATATTTCCAATCTCCATTACAATATCCAACTTCTCAACATACACAATCCAAAGAGAACCCTAATAAAAACATTCATGACAAGATGTTTGACGTCGATTCATCCCATTTAACATTACATTCCCATTCTCAAAGACAAAGGAAAAGATTTGTattcaatgataatgaattgtCAGACTTACAATGGGCTCATAATCAACCAGTTCATATTAActtatcatcaataattaatgaaaaggGACATTATTCTTATagaattgataaattaatcGATAGTCTCGGTAACATCATTGATTTTTCcactttttcaaatgaattattagaaaaattcGATTCTATCTATCAATTCAATGCTCATTCCATACCAAAGGCATCATTAGAAGAACATTATGATCCTTATTCACCAACAAAGACTTCcatctttattaatttcGAAGATGACGATACTTCAAATAAggataacaataacaataacaacagTGTCTTAGAATCCCCTTATAATGTCGTATTATCATACACTGATTCGAATGgtaataagaaaaatttggataataTAACTTCTCATCtaatgaaatataaattCGATGCTCCATACCCAGGTGCTTACACTCTagaatcaataaattcaaatttttgcCCCGGTGTAATCATCGGTAAATCTGATGTCTTGGTCACTGAACCTATCCCACCAACTTTAAAAGTCACGTCAAGATCAATAATGGATGAATGTGTCGGTCAAACTGGATTGAATTTCGATCTTTTATTCACTGGTATACCACCATATAATTATAACGCTAAAATTTACAAGATGATTAAAGATCCACGtacaaataaaatcatcacaaaattatatgatacCAAGAGACTAGATTCTAAGActtcaagaaataaattcacTTTCATTCCATCTCAAGAAGGTGATTACCAAATCATTTTCGATAATTTAacaaatgatttatttagAGATCCAATCCAATTATTACCAGCTAACGATTACACTTTCAAGACTTCCATGAGAGTGAAACCAAGTGCAAGAATtaattccaaaaaattGACCTCTTCTTCTCGTAATGATGTCATTAAATTATGTCTAGGTGGTCATACTAAGATACCAATTGATTTAAAGGGTGAACCTccattttatttgaaatacGACATTTTGGAAACAATGTCCAATAAGAGAACCACATATGAAGTGGATGATATCAATTCAACAAGTTATTATTTAGACACACCAATATTTAACACAGGAGGTGATTATATCCTTTCATTAGTTTCTATCAAAGATACTTCTGGTTGTTTAGTTGGATTAAGTGAACCTGATGCAAGAATTAAAGTTAGAAGAGATATCCCATTCGCGTCATTTAatcaattagaagaagGGAAAATTATGATTAGAGAGGGCGCTACCGTAGATATTgcattgaaattgaatggGGATCCTCCATTTAAAgttaaatatgaatatcGTGATTTGAATCATAATTTACCTAAAGTTCATGAAACTGTTTTCCATTCAAATTATAAACCTGTTTTGAAAGTTTCCAAAGAAGGTTCTTATAAGTTATTGGAAATGAAAGATTCTACTTGTGATGGAACCATTGAAAATGGTTCAAATGAATTTGTTAACGTTACATTTTTAGACAAACCaacttttgaaataaaGGCACCATCAAAGAAAGGTATGAAAGTGTCTAATGAAATTACTAAGTTAACAGagtttatttttaagaaaAATGACGTATGCCAAAATACGGAAACAACTGTTGGGTTACAATTATCAGGATCTCCACCATTTATATTGGGTTATGATATAATGTCTCCAAATGGTCAAGTCACTAATAACAAAATTCAAGTCGCTACAAGATATGcatcaattaaattacCAAATACTGAACCAGGTGAATATATTGCCACGATTAAAGAGCTTTATGATTCCAATTATGGTGAAGCTGacttgaagaaattaaatacatttaaaaaattagaaatcACGGTGAAACAAATGGTTAACCCAATTCCTGAAGTAGAATTTAACGATCCGGGGAAAACTTTTAAAGCTTGTTCTATAAGTACAGATCAATCATCTGAATTGAAACcaattaatttgaaattattgaatggTAAAGGTCCGTACACAATCACTTTCAACATTAATCATGAAAGTACAAGTAGATCAGATGAAATTGTTATAGCCAATATCACGAACTCATACTTCCCATATGAAAAGTTATATGAAGGTTTAAGACTTGGTAATCACGAAGTTACCATCGCTAAGATTATCGATTCTAATGGATGTACAAATGAATTTGTTGATACTAACAATTTCAACAGTGGCtatatgaataataataataataataatttagacAATAAAAAGATTTCCATTTCAATAACCGATGTTCCAAAGATTCATCTCTTAGATTCCTCAGTTGATTATTGTGTTGGTGATTACGTTACATATCAATTAAATGGTATTGCCCCATTTACCATTAAATACGAATTCAATGATATACCATTGAAATCACAGGAATATACATCTCAATTCATTAGATTGGCATCTGAAGCAGGTATcatttcaatcaattccaTCCAAGATTCCTCTTCACAATGTATCgtcaatttcaataacaaTGAGCAAATGATagatgaatatgaaaagCTACGATTAGAAATTCACCCAATTCCATCGGTCACCGTCTCCCAAGGTGATTATGTCATTGAAGATATTCATGAAGGTGATCAAGTAGAAGTTACATTTTCATTCGAAGGTACCCCtccattttcattaacttACGTTAGAAGAGAGGAAATTGATGGtaagaatgataaaaataaacaacaaGTAGCAGAAACTCATAAAGTAAGCGATATTATGgattttgaatataaaataataactagTTTGCAAGGTACTTATGAAGCTATTGAAATCTCAGATGCTTACTGTTTTGTTAAAAACGATgcatttttcaatacttGA
- the SAS2 gene encoding histone acetyltransferase (similar to Saccharomyces cerevisiae SAS2 (YMR127C); ancestral locus Anc_2.410), giving the protein MEMNQQQTNTIISKKKTTKTTKKRKINAINAKTSNNNNNLNADTDIDAAAYDVEEEEEEEEEEEEDEDNLYGILNTRNIKQVQFGLDKRFPTWYGSNVYFNPDTLTLGINNNHNNHASQHIAISGTSPSRKTVPSHSLPTRDTKTVTFASISKQARNKRKQQRKLVTNSGYWLDTLYICEYCFKYTSDSDSLALHTLKCRYKNSPPGRIKYKSTKYTIRRVKGYKHKLFCQCLCLFTKLFLDNKSMYFKVDHYDFYILYETGTSTPNPMGFFSKDLISYNRNNLACILVFPPYQRRKLGSLLIEFSYKLSKFDNITSGPELPLSPFGLIGYLKYWSQIICWELIEGQLANFDGVTLENISTVTGLRINDIIMTLKHLGCIGENNQIILNVLRTWLKAHEISFMIEDEYLLLDD; this is encoded by the coding sequence ATGGAAATGAATCAGCAACAGACTAATACAATAATttcgaagaaaaaaactACAAAAACtacaaagaaaaggaagatcAATGCTATTAATGCGAAAAcctcaaataataataacaaccTTAATGCAGATACAGACATAGATGCTGCTGCATATGATgtcgaagaagaagaagaagaagaagaagaagaagaagaagatgaagacaATTTATATGGGATCTTAAATACAAGGAACATCAAACAAGTCCAGTTTGGATTAGACAAACGATTCCCCACATGGTATGGTAGTAATGTTTATTTCAATCCAGATACTTTGACCCTTggtattaataataatcacAATAATCACGCGTCCCAACATATCGCTATCAGTGGTACCTCACCGTCGAGGAAGACGGTACCATCACACTCTTTACCAACACGCGATACCAAAACAGTCACATTTGCTTCTATCTCAAAGCAGGCGCGAaataaaaggaaacaaCAAAGGAAATTGGTAACAAATTCAGGCTATTGGTTAGACACTCTATACATATGTGAATATTGTTTCAAATACACATCAGATTCCGACTCACTAGCATTACACACTTTAAAATGTCGTTACAAGAACTCACCCCCAGGgagaataaaatataaaagtACCAAATATACCATCAGAAGAGTAAAAGGATATAAAcataaattattttgtcAATGTCTTTGTCTCTTCacaaaattatttcttgataaCAAATCCATGTATTTCAAAGTAGATCATTATGACTTTTACATTCTATATGAAACAGGGACGAGTACGCCCAACCCGATGGGATTCTTCTCGAAGGATTTGATATCTTACAATAGGAACAATCTAGCTTGTATCTTGGTTTTCCCACCGTATCAAAGAAGGAAATTGGGATCATTATTGATTGAATTTTCATACAAATTGTCCAAATTCGATAATATTACCTCGGGGCCTGAGTTACCATTGTCACCCTTTGGATTGATTggatatttgaaatattggTCACAAATTATTTGTTGGGAATTGATTGAAGGTCAATTGGCCAATTTTGATGGTGTCACGTTGGAGAATATTTCTACTGTCACGGGATTAagaattaatgatattattatgacTTTGAAACATTTAGGTTGTATCGGAGAgaataatcaaattataTTGAATGTGCTAAGGACATGGTTGAAAGCCCATGAGATTTCATTCATGatagaagatgaatatttgTTATTAGATGATTGA
- the STO1 gene encoding Sto1p (similar to Saccharomyces cerevisiae STO1 (YMR125W); ancestral locus Anc_2.413) gives MFNRKRKGDFDEDDGYRDFRPRAPKRQRIPPVVQLCKEMMPDICTIGESLKAFEDDIKFLSEAIINEYGHEDYFNEALLKTLYSVVVEQPQKQAAIALLTMVVNAENNVAGKSIINFFFEQLQHNCKESINDDFQVTSNETGPWNKVKLILRYLSMLSPIMIKDDIIAIYKRLFELAVELNNKEETKRVPLSEAIYVNTLLNIPALFVFNKTDESLQQKVEELITYVETNYKIKQINVDLLREYNTSSPYPVTELIQIALPNVKEVLANNMEKLYELYNDWSEMYPTKGVDESGFNDALELPTVEQLESFVNLDRGFGSVDSMWKTPRYIFHVYLPNSTGNFETVVPITTYAGQLFNDIIIDIVESLEFNRKEVAKQVVTLDLFYKPGIFAEAGSSIADLIQSHEENPSNSTYKIEDLAIETILSLIFKLPNVSQPFAYFYTLLVDICQDSPKAIAPVFGRAFRFFYNNLDDLDFELKLRYLDWFSIQMSNFNFSWKWKEWENDSIKFNGIAYNPKVNFIKNLIHKEIRLTSNLVEVEDSLPEEFKQYLNTSFISNDKMMDYYQSLFTNHLVTMEDVKVDDLFFKLDSVPMEAQVRQILDYIHKPNNQRELKDLEEIINTIKEEYGNEITDFTRFVIIVIMQAVVHSGSRSLSHANKYINDLRDELLEIFSKLEMDQDLKEYTMIEAVLRYWNTNSQNGFLIVDALKFAKLVSTKSIYDFCFDESNLNDGINHGLIESTAIEAIFRNLSQELISNPQSVADFEIVFEKLCIIVNGTIKDLGVQEDEDIVVPNVSSDMDIDFTDVNESRRFNLSWKYATVTSFIKSLLRKYSDEYRVLVDKFNSGIENAIPHEPTRAQISKWINEVNSI, from the coding sequence ATGTTTAATAGGAAAAGAAAGGGAGATttcgatgaagatgatgggTATCGTGATTTCAGACCTCGAGCACCAAAGAGACAAAGAATCCCACCTGTTGTTCAATTATGTAAGGAAATGATGCCTGATATTTGTACCATTGGTGAATCATTAAAAGcttttgaagatgatattaaattctTAAGTGAAGCTATCATAAATGAGTATGGTCATGAAGATTATTTCAATGAAGCATTGTTGAAAACTTTATATTCTGTTGTTGTGGAACAGCCTCAAAAGCAAGCTGCCATTGCATTGTTGACTATGGTAGTCAATGCAGAAAACAATGTTGCTGGGAAAAgtattatcaatttctttttcgaGCAGTTACAACATAATTGTAAAGAAAGTATTAACGATGATTTCCAAGTTACTTCTAACGAGACTGGTCCATGGAATAAAGTCAAGTTGATTTTAAGATACTTATCTATGTTATCTCCAATTATGATTAAGGACGATATAATTGCAATTTATAAGagattatttgaattggCTGTGGAATTAAacaataaagaagaaactaagAGGGTCCCATTATCTGAAGCCATTTATGTCAACACTTTACTAAATATCCCCGCTCTTTTCGTTTTCAATAAGACAGATGAATCACTGCAACAAAAAGTGGAAGAATTAATTACCTATGTGGAAACTAATTACaaaattaaacaaattaatGTTGATCTTCTACgagaatataatacaaGTAGTCCGTATCCAGTTACCGaattaattcaaattgCGTTACCAAACGTTAAAGAGGTATTAGCTAACAACATGGAAAAATTGtatgaattatataacGATTGGTCAGAAATGTATCCAACAAAAGGTGTTGATGAATCAGGCTTCAATGATGCATTAGAATTGCCCACTGTTGAACAATTAGAATCGTTTGTTAATTTAGATAGAGGGTTCGGATCCGTCGACAGTATGTGGAAGACACCAAGATACATTTTCCATGTTTATTTACCTAATTCTACGGGTAATTTTGAAACTGTCGTTCCAATTACAACATACGCTGGTCAATTATTCAATGACATTATCATTGATATAGTGGAAAGTTTAGAATTTAACAGGAAGGAAGTGGCCAAACAAGTTGTCACATTAGATTTGTTTTATAAACCTGGTATTTTCGCTGAAGCAGGTTCATCCATCGCAGATTTAATTCAATCTCATGAAGAAAATCCATCTAACTCTACTTATAAGATAGAAGATTTAGCAATTGAAACCATTTTAAGTttgattttcaaattaccTAATGTCTCTCAACCATTTGCTTATTTCTATACTTTATTGGTGGATATTTGTCAAGATTCACCAAAGGCCATTGCACCAGTTTTCGGTAGAGCCTTTAGAttcttttataataatttggatgatttagactttgaattgaaattaagaTATTTGGATTGGTTTTCCATTCAAATGAgtaattttaatttttcatggAAATGGAAAGAATGGGAAAATGATtctattaaattcaatggaATTGCATATAATCCGAAGGtcaatttcattaagaaTTTAATTCATAAGGAAATTAGATTGACGTCAAATTTGGTTGAAGTGGAAGATAGTTTACCTGAGGAGTTTAAGCAATACTTAAATACATCATTTATTTCTAACGATAAAATGATGGACTACTATCAATCATTATTTACTAATCATTTAGTCACAATGGAAGATGTTAAAGTTGATGacttatttttcaaattggatAGCGTCCCAATGGAAGCGCAAGTTCGTCAAATTTTAGATTATATTCATAAACCAAACAATCAAAGAGAACTGAAAGatttagaagaaataatcaatactatcaaagaagaatatgGTAATGAAATTACAGATTTCACTCGTTTTGTTATCATAGTAATCATGCAGGCAGTAGTTCATTCTGGTAGTAGATCATTATCTCATGctaataaatatatcaatgATTTGAGAGATGAATTACTTGAAATTTTCAGTAAATTAGAAATGGATcaagatttgaaagaatataCAATGATTGAAGCTGTGTTAAGATATTGGAATACAAACTCACAAAACGGGTTTTTAATTGTTGATGCGTTGAAATTCGCTAAATTAGTTAGTACCAAGAGTATTTATGATTTCTGTTTTGATGAAAGTAATCTGAATGATGGTATAAATCATGGGCTTATCGAATCTACTGCGATTGAAGCCATTTTCAGGAATTTATCTCAAGAACTTATATCGAATCCCCAATCTGTTGCTGATTTTGAGATTGTCTTTGAGAAATTAtgtattattgttaatgGTACTATTAAAGATTTAGGAGttcaagaagatgaagatattgtCGTACCTAATGTGTCTTCAGATATGGATATTGATTTTACCGATGTGAATGAATCAAGAAGATTTAATTTAAGTTGGAAATATGCTACCGTTACGAGTTTTATTAAGAGTCttttaagaaaatattcaGATGAATATCGTGTTCTAGttgataaattcaatagTGGAATTGAGAATGCAATTCCTCATGAACCAACAAGAGCACAAATTTCCAAATGGATAAATGAAGTTAATTCTATTTaa
- the DLT1 gene encoding Dlt1p (similar to Saccharomyces cerevisiae YMR126C; ancestral locus Anc_2.412), whose translation MPTIIKIKSWLYKASLFISILLLIGFSSVLPIDSIAQASQSENNALNTFIVVGALVAFAVVCIISIVGRMYLHKSCLKDIPRRYVPITTADLPHAPSRENIIKNMERSKELTVLFKIPKDPVIHPGLEPPIRCDDPNIEKLFPEYLNYKVCVKSVTETLKYKGIFLNTYATDFNLNDSFSDLIYRQFIEGNTRNYDQVQKAYTFIDLYESFQFSNKEIARDDFVQFVNLSLYFHDILMGNDTSKQQKQTNKNLWNESFYHEEKTPAAQTNNNDNNNNNQNSLPHIIINNNDKDYNEPFDLTQNNSNYDLDYDDGTGAAAPDEMEYFPESQRNPSYVIRRNSTSTVAQRIPSTVILDEDGEPDPLEPIPIQNSPQEMVSKVESYGTVIHH comes from the coding sequence ATGCCgacaataataaagatcAAAAGTTGGCTCTATAAGGCTTCCTTATTCATATCTATACTATTGTTAATTGGATTCTCATCAGTCTTACCCATTGATTCCATAGCTCAAGCTTCTCAATCAGAAAATAACGCATTAAACACATTCATAGTAGTAGGTGCCCTAGTAGCATTCGCTGTCGTCTGCATAATCAGCATAGTAGGTAGAATGTATCTTCATAAGAGTTGTCTCAAGGATATACCGAGAAGGTACGTACCTATCACCACAGCAGATCTGCCGCATGCCCCCAGTAGGGAGAACATAATTAAAAACATGGAAAGATCAAAAGAATTGACAGTCCTATTTAAGATACCGAAGGATCCTGTAATCCATCCAGGATTAGAACCACCCATTAGATGTGATGACCCCAATATAGAGAAGTTATTCCCGGAATATTTGAACTATAAAGTTTGTGTTAAAAGTGTCACAGAGACATTAAAATACAAGGGTATCTTTTTAAATACCTATGCTACTGActttaatttgaatgattcaTTCTCAGATTTGATTTACCGTCAATTTATCGAAGGTAATACTCGGAATTATGATCAGGTTCAAAAGGCGTATACGTTTATTGACCTCTATGaatctttccaattctcaaataaagaaattgcaAGAGATGATTTCGTACAATTTGTTAATTTATCTCTATATTTCCATGATATACTGATGGGGAATGATACCTCGAAACAGCAAAAACAAACGAACAAAAATTTATGGAATGAAAGTTTCTATCATGAGGAGAAAACACCGGCTGCTcaaactaataataatgataataataataataatcaaaattCACTACCGcatataattattaataataatgataaggATTATAATGAGCCATTCGACTTAACACAAAACAACTCTAATTACGACCTGGATTATGACGATGGAACTGGCGCTGCAGCACCTGATGAAATGGAATATTTCCCAGAATCTCAAAGAAATCCTTCCTACGtaattagaagaaatagTACAAGTACCGTAGCACAAAGAATACCGTCTACTGTAAtattagatgaagatggtGAACCTGACCCCTTGGAACCTATACCAATCCAAAATTCCCCTCAAGAAATGGTCTCGAAAGTGGAAAGCTACGGTACTGTCATACACCATTAA